The following proteins come from a genomic window of Malus domestica chromosome 02, GDT2T_hap1:
- the LOC103403957 gene encoding phototropic-responsive NPH3 family protein NPY2-like, whose product MKFMKLGSKPDFFQTDGDNIRYVATELATDVAVNVGDVKFYLHKFPLLSKSARLQKLVATTNENSDEIHIHDIPGGPAAFEICAKFCYGMTVTLNAYNVVATRCAAEYLEMYETIDKGNLVYKVEVFLNSSIFRSWKDSIIVLQTTKSLLPWSEEVKVVSHCLDSIASKATIDTSKVEWSYTYNHKKLPSNNGDDSHWNGVAKQQMVPKDWWVEDLCGLQLDLYKRVITIIKTKGSISGDVIGEALKAYTTRRLSGFSKGMIQGDVVKNKSLVETVIHLLPAGSVPCSFLLKLLKAARLLECGEVEKCELIRKIGQQLDEATVSDLLIQAPTDDAIKYEVDIMQSLIEEFVTHDRSAQTDPSMESEFQEIRSPRLSDTSKVKVAKLVDSYLTEISRDPNLPASKFVNLAEMVSSFSRPTHDGLYRAIDMYLKEHPGISKGERKRMCKLMDCRKLSVDACMHAVQNERLPLRVVVQVLFFEQIRASASGGNSTPDLQGSIRALLPGGSHGSSRSTTNTADDWDAVPTAEEIKGLKCEISTLRLGEVNGGVGVGSDRNGNPGATKNLEKVPSSKVKGMFMSKKIFSKLWSSKERSGEISSSNTSESPGSSSNAEETKSTCSRSRRNSVS is encoded by the exons ATATGTCGCAACTGAGTTAGCAACTGATGTAGCTGTTAATGTCGGAGATGTGAAGTTTTATTTGCACAAG TTTCCTCTTTTGTCCAAGAGTGCACGCCTGCAGAAACTGGTCGCAACCACAAATGAAAACAGCGATGAAATCCACATCCATGATATTCCTGGCGGACCTGCTGCTTTTGAAATATGTGCCAAGTTCTGTTACGGCATGACTGTCACTCTCAATGCATACAATGTGGTTGCAACTCGATGCGCAGCAGAGTACCTGGAGATGTACGAAACTATTGATAAAGGAAACCTAGTCTACAAGGTTGAAGTGTTCCTAAACTCTAGCATCTTCCGGAGCTGGAAAGACTCGATTATTGTTCTTCAGACTACGAAGTCTCTTCTTCCATGGTCTGAGGAAGTTAAGGTGGTGAGCCACTGCCTCGATTCCATAGCTTCCAAGGCTACCATTGATACTTCCAAGGTGGAGTGGTCATATACATATAACCACAAAAAGCTACCGTCTAATAATGGGGATGATTCACACTGGAATGGTGTGGCAAAACAACAGATGGTTCCGAAAGACTGGTGGGTGGAAGACCTCTGTGGGCTTCAACTTGATTTATACAAGCGGGTGATAACAATAATTAAGACCAAAGGAAGCATTTCTGGTGATGTAATAGGGGAAGCCTTAAAGGCATATACTACCAGAAGGTTGTCAGGTTTTAGCAAGGGTATGATTCAGGGGGATGTCGTAAAGAATAAATCATTGGTGGAGACTGTAATCCACTTACTTCCTGCAGGCAGTGTCCCTTGCAGTTTCTTACTTAAATTGTTAAAAGCGGCAAGACTGTTGGAATGTGGAGAAGTCGAAAAATGCGAGTTAATTCGCAAAATTGGCCAGCAGCTTGACGAGGCTACAGTTTCTGATCTTTTGATTCAAGCCCCAACTGATGACGCAATAAAATATGAAGTTGATATAATGCAGAGCTTAATTGAAGAGTTTGTGACACACGATCGAAGTGCTCAGACTGATCCTTCAATGGAAAGTGAATTCCAGGAGATTAGAAGTCCCAGGTTATCGGATACTTCCAAGGTGAAGGTGGCAAAGCTGGTTGACAGCTATCTTACTGAGATTTCACGTGATCCCAACTTACCCGCGTCAAAGTTTGTCAATCTTGCTGAAATGGTATCAAGCTTCTCGAGACCAACTCATGATGGTCTTTACCGCGCCATTGACATGTATCTAAAG GAACACCCGGGGATCAGCAAGGGTGAGAGGAAGAGAATGTGCaaattaatggactgcaggAAGTTGTCAGTAGATGCCTGCATGCACGCTGTGCAAAATGAGCGGCTGCCCTTAAGAGTTGTTGTGCAGGTCCTTTTCTTTGAACAGATTAGGGCTTCAGCATCCGGTGGCAACAGTACACCTGATCTACAAGGCTCCATCAGGGCCTTGCTCCCTGGTGGGTCTCATGGGAGCTCAAGGTCTACAACCAACACAGCAGACGACTGGGATGCTGTGCCGACAGCAGAAGAAATCAAGGGTTTAAAATGTGAGATTTCTACTCTAAGGTTAGGCGAAGTGAATGGAGGAGTTGGAGTTGGAAGCGATAGAAATGGGAACCCCGGTGCTACAAAAAATCTTGAAAAAGTTCCATCTAGTAAAGTGAAAGGTATGTTCATGTCGAAAAAGATATTTTCTAAGCTGTGGTCAAGCAAAGAAAGGAGTGGTGAAATCAGCAGTTCTAATACATCAGAGAGCCCTGGGTCTTCTAGCAatgcagaagaaacaaaatCCACCTGTTCGAGGAGTAGGAGGAATTCGGTGTCTTAG